In the Pseudomonas sp. ADAK2 genome, one interval contains:
- the glnA gene encoding glutamate--ammonia ligase, which produces MSKSVQLIKDHDVKWIDLRFTDTKGTQHHVTMPARDALDEAFFEEGKMFDGSSIAGWKGIEASDMILLPDDSTAVLDPFTEDPTLIIVCDVIEPSTMQGYDRDPRAIAKRAEEYLKSTGIGDTVFVGPEPEFFIFDQVKFKSDISGSMFKIFSEQGSWMSDQDIEGGNHGHRPGIKGGYFPVPPFDHDHEIRTSMCNAMEEMGLVIEVHHHEVATAGQNEIGVKFNTLVAKADEVQTLKYCVHNVAVAYGRTATFMPKPLYGDNGSGMHVHLSIAKDGKNTFAGEGYAGLSDTALYFIGGIIKHGKALNGFTNPSTNSYKRLVPGFEAPVMLAYSARNRSASIRIPYVSSPRARRIEARFPDPAANPYLGFAALLMAGLDGIQNKIHPGDAADKNLYDLPPEEAKEIPQVCGSLKEALEELDKGRAFLTKGGVFSDDFIDAYIALKSEEEIKVRTFVHPLEYELYYSC; this is translated from the coding sequence ATGTCGAAGTCGGTTCAACTCATCAAAGATCATGACGTCAAGTGGATTGATCTGCGCTTCACGGACACCAAAGGCACTCAGCACCACGTGACCATGCCGGCTCGCGATGCGCTGGATGAAGCTTTCTTCGAAGAAGGCAAAATGTTCGACGGTTCCTCCATCGCTGGCTGGAAAGGCATCGAAGCTTCCGACATGATCCTGCTGCCAGACGACAGCACTGCCGTTCTCGACCCGTTCACCGAAGACCCAACGCTGATCATCGTTTGCGATGTGATCGAGCCTTCGACCATGCAAGGCTACGATCGCGACCCACGTGCGATCGCCAAGCGTGCCGAGGAATACCTGAAGTCGACCGGTATCGGCGACACCGTATTCGTAGGTCCAGAGCCTGAGTTCTTCATCTTCGACCAGGTTAAGTTCAAGTCGGACATCTCCGGCTCGATGTTCAAAATCTTCTCCGAACAAGGCTCGTGGATGTCTGACCAGGACATCGAAGGCGGCAACCACGGCCACCGTCCAGGTATCAAAGGCGGCTACTTCCCGGTTCCTCCGTTCGACCACGACCACGAAATCCGTACCTCCATGTGCAACGCCATGGAAGAAATGGGCCTGGTCATCGAAGTTCACCACCACGAAGTGGCAACTGCCGGCCAGAACGAAATCGGTGTGAAGTTCAACACCCTGGTGGCCAAGGCTGACGAAGTTCAGACTCTGAAATACTGCGTGCACAACGTAGCGGTGGCTTACGGCCGCACCGCGACCTTCATGCCTAAGCCGCTGTATGGCGATAACGGTTCGGGTATGCACGTTCACCTGTCCATCGCCAAAGATGGCAAGAACACCTTCGCTGGCGAAGGCTATGCCGGCCTGTCCGACACCGCCCTGTACTTCATCGGCGGCATCATCAAGCACGGTAAGGCCCTGAACGGCTTCACCAACCCGTCGACCAACTCCTACAAGCGTCTGGTCCCAGGTTTCGAAGCTCCGGTAATGCTGGCCTACTCGGCTCGCAACCGTTCCGCGTCGATCCGTATTCCTTACGTGTCCAGCCCTCGCGCTCGCCGTATCGAAGCGCGCTTCCCGGATCCGGCAGCCAACCCGTACCTGGGCTTCGCTGCACTGTTGATGGCTGGCCTGGACGGCATCCAGAACAAGATCCACCCAGGCGATGCGGCTGACAAAAACCTGTACGACCTGCCGCCTGAAGAGGCGAAAGAGATCCCACAAGTTTGCGGCAGCCTGAAAGAAGCCCTGGAAGAGCTGGACAAGGGCCGCGCGTTCCTGACCAAGGGCGGCGTGTTCTCCGATGACTTCATCGACGCTTACATCGCTCTGAAAAGCGAAGAAGAAATCAAGGTCCGCACCTTCGTACACCCACTGGAATATGAGCTGTACTACAGCTGCTGA
- the thiI gene encoding tRNA uracil 4-sulfurtransferase ThiI → MKLIVKVFPEITIKSRPVRMRFIRQLAKNIRAVLRDLDPAVVVNGVWDNLELETRVTEPRALKEMTERLSCMPGIAHFLQVDEYPLGDFDDIVAKCKEHYGDALAGKIFSVRCKRGGHHTFTSMDVEKYVGSQLRRQCGAAGISLKEPEIEVRIEIRDQRLYVIHSQHNSIGGYPLGALEQTLVLMSGGFDSTVAAYQIMRRGLMSHFCFFNLGGRAHELGVMEVAHFIWKKYGSSQRVLFVSVPFEEVLGEILGKVDNSHMGVVLKRMMLRAASKIADRLDIDALVTGEAISQVSSQTLPNLSLIDCVTEKLVLRPLIASHKQDIIDLANEIGTADFAKHMPEYCGVISVNPKTHAKRNRVEYEEQQFDMAVLERALENAKLVPIDRVIDELGQDLQIEEVSDALAGQIIIDIRHPDAAEDEPLELAGIEVQTMPFYALNARFKELDPTRQYLLYCDKGVMSRLHAHHLLSEGHANVRVYRPS, encoded by the coding sequence ATGAAACTAATCGTAAAAGTCTTTCCCGAGATCACCATCAAGAGCCGCCCGGTACGGATGCGTTTCATCCGCCAGTTGGCCAAGAACATCCGTGCCGTGCTCCGCGATCTGGACCCGGCTGTGGTGGTGAACGGTGTGTGGGACAACCTCGAGCTGGAAACCCGCGTCACTGAGCCCCGGGCCCTGAAGGAGATGACCGAGCGCCTGAGCTGCATGCCGGGCATCGCGCATTTCCTGCAGGTCGACGAATACCCGCTGGGTGACTTCGACGACATCGTCGCCAAGTGCAAAGAGCATTACGGCGATGCATTGGCCGGGAAGATCTTTTCGGTGCGCTGCAAGCGCGGCGGGCACCACACCTTCACGTCCATGGACGTGGAGAAATACGTCGGCAGCCAGCTGCGTCGTCAGTGCGGCGCCGCCGGGATTTCCCTGAAAGAGCCGGAAATCGAAGTTCGCATCGAAATTCGCGACCAACGGTTGTATGTGATCCACAGCCAGCACAACAGCATCGGCGGTTATCCGCTGGGAGCGCTGGAACAGACGCTTGTACTGATGTCCGGCGGCTTTGACTCGACAGTCGCCGCCTACCAGATCATGCGCCGTGGCCTGATGAGCCATTTCTGCTTCTTTAACTTGGGCGGCAGGGCCCATGAACTGGGCGTCATGGAAGTCGCGCACTTCATCTGGAAGAAGTACGGCAGCTCCCAACGCGTGTTATTTGTCAGTGTGCCTTTCGAAGAAGTACTGGGAGAAATTCTCGGGAAAGTCGATAACAGTCATATGGGCGTAGTTTTGAAGCGTATGATGTTGCGCGCTGCATCGAAGATTGCCGATCGGCTCGATATCGATGCGCTGGTCACCGGTGAGGCGATCTCCCAGGTTTCGAGCCAGACGTTGCCGAACCTGTCCCTGATCGACTGCGTGACCGAGAAGCTGGTCTTGCGCCCGCTGATCGCCAGTCACAAGCAGGACATCATCGACCTGGCCAACGAAATCGGCACGGCCGACTTCGCCAAGCACATGCCGGAATACTGCGGGGTCATCTCGGTGAACCCCAAGACCCACGCCAAGCGCAACCGCGTGGAGTACGAAGAACAACAGTTCGACATGGCGGTCCTCGAGCGTGCGCTCGAAAACGCCAAACTGGTGCCGATCGATCGCGTGATCGACGAATTGGGCCAGGACTTGCAGATCGAAGAAGTCAGCGACGCTCTGGCGGGCCAGATCATCATCGACATCCGTCACCCGGATGCCGCTGAAGACGAGCCGCTGGAACTGGCTGGCATTGAGGTACAGACGATGCCGTTTTATGCATTGAACGCTCGTTTCAAGGAACTGGACCCTACTCGCCAGTACCTGCTGTATTGCGACAAAGGCGTGATGAGTCGCCTGCATGCCCACCATTTGCTCAGTGAGGGGCATGCCAATGTGCGCGTTTATCGACCGAGCTAA
- the typA gene encoding translational GTPase TypA, with the protein MIENLRNIAIIAHVDHGKTTLVDKLLRQSGTLERNELNDERVMDSNDQEKERGITILAKNTAINWNGYHINIVDTPGHADFGGEVERVMSMVDSVLLLVDAQDGPMPQTRFVTKKAFEAGLRPIVVINKVDRPGARPDWVLDQIFDLFDNLGATEEQLDFKVVYASALNGIAGLEHTDMAEDMTPLYQSIVDNVPAPKVDRDGPFQMQISALDYNSFLGVIGVGRIARGRIKPNTPVVAIDADGKKRTGRILKLMGHHGLHRIDVEEAAAGDIVCISGFDQLFISDTLCDPLNVEAMKPLTVDEPTVSMTFQVNDSPFCGKEGKFVTSRNIKERLDKELLYNVALRVEEGDTADKFKVSGRGELHLSVLIETMRREGFEMGVGRPEVIIRMVDGVKHEPYENVTIDLPEESQGSIMEQIGIRKGDLTNMVPDGKGRVRLEYNIPARGLIGFRNEFLTLTSGAGILTSIFDRYDVMKSGDMSGRQNGVLVSVATGKALTYSLETLQARGKLFLGHGEDVYEGQIVGINSRDNDLGVNPTKGKKLDNMRASGKDETIALVPPIRFTLEQALEFVQEDELCEVTPKSIRLRKKILGESERTRAAKKSGN; encoded by the coding sequence GTGATCGAAAATCTACGCAACATCGCCATCATTGCTCACGTTGACCATGGTAAAACCACCCTGGTAGACAAACTCTTGCGTCAATCCGGCACCCTGGAGCGCAACGAGCTCAACGACGAGCGCGTGATGGACTCCAACGACCAGGAGAAAGAGCGCGGTATTACCATTCTGGCGAAAAACACCGCCATCAACTGGAACGGCTACCACATCAACATCGTGGACACCCCGGGCCACGCCGACTTCGGCGGCGAAGTTGAACGCGTAATGTCGATGGTTGACTCCGTTCTGCTGCTGGTTGACGCTCAAGACGGCCCTATGCCGCAAACCCGTTTCGTGACCAAGAAGGCTTTCGAAGCCGGCCTGCGTCCAATCGTGGTGATCAACAAGGTCGACCGTCCAGGCGCGCGTCCGGACTGGGTTCTGGACCAGATCTTCGACTTGTTCGACAACCTCGGTGCTACCGAAGAACAGCTGGACTTCAAAGTCGTCTACGCCTCGGCCCTGAACGGCATTGCCGGTCTGGAACACACCGACATGGCTGAAGACATGACCCCGCTGTACCAGTCGATCGTCGACAACGTACCTGCGCCGAAAGTCGACCGCGATGGTCCGTTCCAGATGCAAATCTCGGCACTGGACTACAACAGCTTCCTGGGTGTTATCGGCGTTGGCCGTATCGCTCGTGGCCGCATCAAGCCGAACACTCCGGTTGTCGCTATCGACGCCGACGGCAAGAAGCGTACCGGTCGTATCCTGAAGCTGATGGGTCACCACGGTCTGCACCGTATCGACGTTGAAGAAGCAGCTGCCGGCGACATCGTCTGCATCAGCGGCTTCGACCAGCTGTTCATCTCCGACACTCTGTGCGACCCACTGAACGTCGAAGCGATGAAGCCGCTGACCGTTGACGAACCAACCGTTTCCATGACCTTCCAGGTAAACGACTCGCCTTTCTGCGGTAAAGAAGGCAAGTTCGTGACGTCCCGTAACATCAAGGAACGTCTGGACAAAGAACTGCTCTACAACGTTGCCCTGCGCGTTGAAGAAGGCGACACCGCCGACAAGTTCAAAGTCTCCGGCCGTGGTGAGCTGCACCTCTCGGTACTGATCGAAACCATGCGTCGCGAAGGCTTCGAAATGGGTGTTGGTCGTCCGGAAGTGATCATCCGTATGGTTGACGGCGTGAAGCACGAACCGTACGAAAACGTGACCATCGACCTGCCAGAAGAATCGCAAGGTTCGATCATGGAACAGATCGGTATCCGTAAAGGCGACCTGACCAACATGGTTCCGGATGGCAAGGGCCGTGTGCGCCTTGAGTACAACATCCCGGCTCGTGGCTTGATCGGTTTCCGTAACGAGTTCCTGACCCTGACCTCCGGTGCAGGCATCCTGACCTCGATCTTCGACCGTTACGACGTGATGAAGTCCGGCGACATGTCCGGCCGTCAGAACGGCGTGCTGGTTTCGGTTGCTACCGGTAAGGCTCTGACTTACTCGCTGGAAACCCTGCAAGCTCGCGGCAAACTGTTCCTGGGTCACGGCGAAGACGTGTACGAAGGTCAAATCGTCGGCATCAACAGCCGCGACAACGACCTGGGCGTCAACCCAACCAAAGGCAAGAAGCTCGACAACATGCGTGCCTCGGGTAAAGACGAAACCATCGCTCTGGTTCCGCCTATCCGTTTCACCCTGGAACAAGCTCTGGAATTCGTTCAAGAAGACGAATTGTGCGAAGTCACTCCTAAGTCCATCCGTCTTCGTAAGAAGATCCTGGGCGAAAGCGAGCGTACCCGCGCTGCCAAGAAGTCCGGTAACTAA
- a CDS encoding DUF4124 domain-containing protein, with protein MGRGFLLMLLLIALPAAAQIYKYTDANGNTAYSNQPPDGVKAQPVELPPLNSVAPSTPPTPQDEASSREQPRSAYEVLELTGLPTTEALRANNGTFTVSVLIKPRLQGPHLFRLLLDEQPYGQPSNVPILQLVNIDRGEHSLAVQVISGESVIQQSPSVTFTVQRVHKP; from the coding sequence ATGGGTCGTGGTTTTCTACTGATGTTGCTGTTGATCGCCCTGCCTGCCGCAGCGCAGATCTATAAGTACACCGACGCCAACGGCAACACCGCCTACAGCAATCAGCCGCCCGATGGCGTCAAGGCGCAGCCGGTGGAGTTGCCGCCGCTCAACAGCGTCGCCCCCTCTACGCCTCCAACACCACAAGACGAAGCCAGCAGCCGCGAACAACCCCGCAGCGCCTACGAGGTGCTGGAACTGACCGGCCTGCCCACCACCGAAGCCCTGCGCGCCAACAACGGCACCTTCACCGTCAGCGTGCTGATCAAGCCGCGCCTGCAAGGTCCGCATCTGTTCAGGCTATTACTGGACGAGCAACCTTACGGCCAGCCGAGCAACGTGCCGATTCTGCAATTGGTGAACATTGATCGCGGCGAACACAGCCTCGCCGTTCAGGTGATCAGCGGGGAGAGCGTGATCCAGCAGAGCCCGAGCGTGACGTTCACCGTGCAACGGGTGCACAAGCCTTGA
- a CDS encoding YkgJ family cysteine cluster protein, producing the protein MKSNLIAAAEIDRLDTWAKYSAPMCGSCISSCCTLPVEVKIKDLIRIGIVDEFERGEPAKNIAKRLQKEGIVERYNQKSEIFTLQRMSNNDCLYLDRKSRLCTIYEKRPDTCRNHPKIGPRPGYCAYKPKEVARESSESRRTLEKF; encoded by the coding sequence ATGAAGTCCAACCTGATCGCCGCCGCGGAGATCGACCGCCTCGATACCTGGGCCAAATACTCTGCGCCGATGTGCGGTTCCTGCATATCCAGCTGCTGCACCTTGCCGGTCGAGGTCAAGATCAAGGATCTGATCCGCATCGGCATCGTCGACGAGTTCGAGCGCGGCGAGCCGGCGAAGAACATCGCCAAGCGCTTGCAGAAGGAAGGGATCGTCGAGCGTTACAACCAGAAGTCCGAGATCTTCACTCTCCAGCGCATGAGCAACAACGATTGCCTGTACCTGGATCGTAAGAGCCGTCTGTGCACTATTTATGAAAAGCGCCCGGATACTTGCCGCAACCACCCGAAAATCGGCCCACGGCCGGGGTATTGCGCTTACAAGCCTAAAGAAGTGGCGCGTGAGAGCAGCGAGAGCCGCCGTACCCTCGAAAAATTCTGA
- a CDS encoding glycogen/starch/alpha-glucan phosphorylase has product MTQEPLVREAEVAAFRDAVLTKLTYAVGKDPDHAFDHDWFEAIALAARDHMVEHWMDHTRQIYRKGQKRVYYLSLEFLIGRLLYDSLSNLGLLDVAREALTELGVDLERIRLLEPDAALGNGGLGRLAACFMESMSTLGIAGHGYGIRYEHGLFRQAIVDGWQQEQTEHWLDFGNPWEFERPEVVYPIGFGGSVETVTDETGKTKQVWTPAETVRAIAYDTPVVGWRGASVNTLRLWRARAVEDLHLERFNAGDHLGAVAEVARAESISRVLYPADSTEAGQELRLRQEYFFVAASLQDLLRRHRNMHTSVLTLGDHAAIQLNDTHPSIAVAELMRQLVDVYDVAWDAAWQVTVDTLSYTNHTLLPEALETWPVGLMERMLPRHMQIIYLINAQHIDSLRAKGIHDFDVLRAVSLIEEDNGRRVRMGNLAFLGSHSVNGVSALHTQLMRKTVFSELHKLYPERINNKTNGITFRRWLYQANSELTSMLVDALGPDLLDNPEERLRDLEPFAERTAFRKAFAEQRLHSKKALAYLIHERLGIAVNPAAMFDVQVKRIHEYKRQLLNLLHTVALYQAIRAEPEIDWVPRVKIFAGKAAASYHQAKLIIKLTNDIARVVNNDPTVRGLLKVVFLPNYNVSLAESIIPAADLSEQISTAGFEASGTSNMKFGLNGALTIGTLDGANVEMSEQIGVEHMFIFGLSAQQVEARKQNHEFNAVPDIAASHRLNDVLQAIRGGVFSPDDPSRYTGLIDSLIDYDRFLVCADFDSYWDAQMRVEAHWHDSQAWWRSAVLNTSRMGWFSSDRTIREYATDIWKALE; this is encoded by the coding sequence ATGACTCAAGAACCACTTGTTCGTGAAGCAGAGGTGGCCGCATTTCGCGACGCCGTCTTGACCAAACTCACCTACGCGGTGGGCAAAGACCCGGATCACGCCTTCGACCACGACTGGTTCGAAGCCATTGCCCTGGCAGCGCGTGACCACATGGTCGAGCACTGGATGGACCACACCCGGCAGATCTACCGCAAAGGCCAGAAACGGGTTTACTACCTGTCCCTGGAATTCCTCATCGGCCGCTTGCTCTACGACAGCCTGAGCAACCTTGGCCTGCTCGACGTCGCCCGCGAAGCGTTGACCGAACTCGGTGTCGACCTGGAGCGCATCCGCTTGCTGGAGCCCGATGCGGCGCTCGGCAACGGCGGCCTCGGTCGCCTGGCGGCGTGCTTCATGGAAAGCATGTCGACCCTCGGCATCGCCGGCCATGGCTATGGCATTCGTTATGAACACGGCTTGTTCCGCCAGGCGATTGTCGATGGCTGGCAGCAGGAACAAACCGAGCATTGGCTGGATTTCGGTAACCCGTGGGAGTTCGAGCGGCCAGAGGTCGTGTACCCGATCGGCTTTGGCGGCAGCGTCGAAACCGTCACCGATGAAACCGGCAAGACCAAGCAAGTCTGGACCCCGGCGGAAACCGTGCGGGCGATTGCCTACGATACCCCCGTGGTCGGCTGGCGCGGTGCCAGCGTCAACACCTTGCGTTTGTGGCGTGCCCGCGCCGTGGAAGATTTGCACCTGGAGCGCTTTAACGCTGGCGACCACTTGGGCGCTGTGGCCGAAGTGGCCCGGGCCGAAAGTATTTCCCGCGTGCTTTACCCGGCGGACAGCACCGAAGCCGGCCAGGAACTGCGCCTGCGTCAGGAATACTTCTTCGTCGCCGCGTCCCTGCAGGATTTGCTGCGCCGCCATCGCAACATGCACACCTCGGTGTTGACCCTGGGCGACCACGCGGCGATCCAGCTCAACGACACTCACCCCTCGATTGCCGTGGCCGAGCTGATGCGCCAGCTAGTCGACGTCTACGATGTCGCGTGGGATGCCGCATGGCAGGTCACGGTCGACACGCTGTCGTACACCAACCACACGCTGCTGCCGGAAGCGCTGGAAACCTGGCCGGTCGGTTTGATGGAACGCATGCTGCCACGGCACATGCAGATCATTTACCTGATCAACGCCCAGCACATCGACTCGCTGCGGGCCAAAGGCATTCACGACTTCGACGTGCTGCGCGCGGTGTCGCTGATCGAGGAAGACAACGGCCGCCGTGTGCGCATGGGCAACCTGGCGTTCCTCGGCTCGCACAGCGTCAACGGTGTGTCGGCGTTGCACACGCAATTGATGCGCAAAACCGTGTTCTCCGAACTGCACAAGCTCTACCCGGAGCGGATCAACAACAAGACCAACGGCATCACCTTCCGCCGCTGGCTGTACCAGGCCAACTCCGAACTCACGTCGATGCTGGTCGATGCCCTCGGTCCTGATTTGCTGGATAACCCGGAGGAGCGGTTGCGTGATCTGGAACCGTTCGCTGAGAGGACCGCATTCCGCAAGGCTTTCGCCGAGCAGCGGCTGCACAGCAAGAAAGCCTTGGCGTATCTGATTCATGAACGGCTGGGGATCGCGGTCAACCCGGCGGCGATGTTCGACGTGCAGGTCAAGCGGATCCACGAATACAAACGCCAGTTGCTCAACCTGCTGCACACTGTCGCGCTGTACCAGGCGATTCGTGCCGAGCCGGAAATCGACTGGGTGCCACGGGTGAAGATCTTCGCCGGCAAGGCGGCGGCGAGTTATCACCAGGCCAAGTTGATCATCAAGTTGACCAACGACATCGCTCGAGTGGTCAACAACGACCCGACTGTGCGCGGTTTGCTCAAGGTTGTGTTCCTGCCCAACTACAACGTCAGCCTGGCGGAGAGCATCATTCCGGCGGCGGATTTGTCGGAGCAGATTTCCACGGCCGGCTTCGAGGCGTCGGGCACCAGTAACATGAAGTTCGGCCTCAACGGCGCGCTGACCATTGGCACGCTCGATGGCGCCAACGTCGAGATGAGCGAGCAGATCGGCGTGGAGCACATGTTCATCTTCGGCCTCAGCGCGCAGCAGGTGGAAGCGCGCAAGCAGAATCATGAGTTCAATGCCGTGCCGGACATCGCAGCGTCCCATCGCCTTAATGATGTGCTGCAAGCGATTCGCGGCGGGGTGTTCTCGCCGGATGATCCATCGCGCTATACCGGGCTGATCGACTCGCTGATCGACTACGACCGCTTCCTGGTCTGTGCCGACTTCGATTCCTATTGGGACGCGCAGATGCGTGTCGAAGCGCATTGGCATGATTCGCAAGCATGGTGGCGTTCGGCGGTATTGAACACCTCGCGGATGGGCTGGTTCTCGTCGGATCGGACGATTCGTGAGTACGCCACCGATATCTGGAAGGCTTTGGAGTAA
- a CDS encoding DUF4124 domain-containing protein — translation MKRWLLLACLIAFPALADVYTYVDAQGNRVFTDQPRPGNAKRVPLATSNRMPSNPTGAAPLTAAQKTEEKPLFHYDMLRVLVPEPDATIRSNAGEVIVSVTSEPGLQRGHRYRLLLDGQPTAEPGPSPVFALSNIDRGSHNLSVEILDAQGRTVERTANQPFHMLRISLAQKRQVKPCTLTDYGQRPECPLKDKPPEEKNPFLRFF, via the coding sequence TTGAAGCGCTGGCTACTGCTCGCCTGCCTGATCGCCTTCCCGGCGCTGGCCGACGTCTATACCTACGTCGACGCCCAGGGCAATCGGGTGTTCACCGATCAACCGCGCCCCGGCAATGCCAAGCGTGTGCCGTTGGCCACCAGCAATCGCATGCCCTCAAACCCGACCGGCGCCGCGCCGCTGACTGCCGCGCAAAAAACCGAAGAAAAACCGCTGTTCCACTACGACATGCTGCGCGTGCTGGTGCCGGAACCGGACGCCACGATCCGCAGCAACGCCGGCGAGGTGATTGTCAGCGTTACCAGCGAACCCGGCCTGCAACGCGGCCATCGCTACCGTTTGTTACTCGACGGCCAGCCCACCGCCGAACCCGGCCCCAGTCCGGTGTTCGCCTTGAGCAATATTGATCGCGGCTCCCACAACCTGTCGGTGGAAATCCTCGACGCTCAGGGCCGCACCGTCGAGCGCACGGCCAATCAACCGTTCCACATGCTGCGCATCTCGTTGGCGCAAAAGCGCCAAGTCAAGCCCTGCACCCTCACCGACTACGGCCAACGGCCGGAATGTCCGCTTAAAGACAAACCTCCTGAAGAAAAAAATCCCTTCCTGCGGTTCTTCTAA